In Rutidosis leptorrhynchoides isolate AG116_Rl617_1_P2 chromosome 2, CSIRO_AGI_Rlap_v1, whole genome shotgun sequence, one genomic interval encodes:
- the LOC139891361 gene encoding uncharacterized protein: MDGYSSKRSVNGTAAAKKRSVSALKDTAASEDASGQMCSRIGCCGRLNHYKGPKSKPLEKPKTSKPTLRSSSSKETTPNPSKNCSSVTNVKGTEKKPSTKIEPIPKESKNVTVESEVHVTNQSKSRTQLKLKSKSPISDQSSESSNGRRKRFTQGESSSSGKGKKVVSVSPVSEPRKSKTSTAGRTGGFSSVKSQRSTNQLHGDDFSLVKSTEVIPEMPETQELTANDGGSTSDTSSTTSSANSTERSVIRFVNDRGTRNYNIDGIADVLLALNRLEQDEVLTIEQLLSLETNLFLGGLNFYDQHRDMRLDIDNMSYEELLVLEERMGTVSTALSEEDVSKCVKTSVYESMQLGDGKMKCSLGVDDRKCSICQEEFVKGDEIGSLGCGHGYHTPCVKQWLQLKKWCPICKAEPQP; this comes from the exons ATGGATGGATATTCTAGCAAAAGGTCTGTTAATGGGACTGCTGCCGCGAAAAAGAGATCAGTCTCTGCGTTAAAAGATACTGCTGCTTCTGAAGATGCAAGTGGTCAAATGTGTAGTCGAATTGGTTGCTGCGGTCGACTTAACCATTATAAAGGTCCTAAAAGTAAACCGTTAGAGAAGCCCAAAACTTCGAAGCCTACTTTACGCTCATCGTCTAGCAAGGAAACAACTCCTAATCCTTCCAAAAATTGTTCTTCAGTTACCAATGTGAAAGGAACAGAGAAAAAACCATCTACTAAGATTGAACCAATCCCAAAAGAATCAAAAAATGTAACGGTTGAGTCTGAAGTTCACGTAACAAATCAATCGAAAAGTCGTACCCAATTAAAGTTGAAATCGAAAAGTCCAATATCGGATCAAAGTAGCGAGTCAAGCAATGGTAGAAGAAAGAGGTTCACTCAGGGAGAAAGTAGTTCGTCTGGTAAAGGTAAGAAGGTTGTTAGTGTATCACCTGTGTCTGAACCTAGAAAATCGAAAACTTCGACAGCTGGCAGAACAGGTGGGTTTTCATCGGTTAAAAGTCAAAGGTCAACGAATCAACTGCATGGAGACGATTTCTCACTGGTCAAGTCAACGGAAGTTATCCCTGAGATGCCTGAGACTCAAGAACTAACTGCTAATGATGGTGGTAGTACGAGTGACACGTCATCAACCACGAGTTCTGCCAATTCTACTGAGCGTTCTGTTATTCGGTTTGTGAATGATCGTGGAACACGGAATTATAACATTGATGGGATTGCAGAT GTACTATTGGCTCTTAATAGGCTCGAACAAGATGAGGTGTTAACAATTGAG CAACTACTGTCACTCGAGACAAATTTGTTCCTTGGTGGCCTTAATTTCTATGATCAACATAGGGACATGAGATTGGATATTGATAACATGTCATACGAG GAACTACTCGTGCTTGAGGAGAGAATGGGTACAGTGAGCACAGCGTTATCTGAAGAGGACGTGTCGAAATGTGTCAAAACAAGCGTGTATGAATCTATGCAATTAGGGGATGGGAAAATGAAGTGTAGCTTGGGTGTGGATGACCGCAAGTGCAGTATTTGTCAG GAGGAGTTTGTGAAAGGAGATGAAATAGGAAGTTTGGGATGTGGACATGGTTACCATACTCCATGTGTTAAGCAGTGGCTGCAACTCAAGAAGTGGTGTCCCATTTGCAAGGCTGAACCACAACCTTAG